Proteins from a single region of Campylobacter concisus:
- a CDS encoding aminotransferase class V-fold PLP-dependent enzyme, which translates to MLNIDEVRKNIILKEGLYYFDYTASGLAYKPIEDEILKFLKTYANTHSDSSSSAVLTQKCYENARAELKSLLGLDDSFYLIATGQGATAAIKKFQEIMGIYISPATRALIGEANLRKLNLPLAIIGPYEHHSVEVSLREGLCDIKRIELDENNEIDYVMLENTLKQNAKRKIIASFSAASNVTGVKTDYKKIYSLIKKYNGILALDVATLSAYENVDCRYFDALFLSPHKLLGGVGSCGLLAIKKELCKNLPTFAAGGTVKYVSRTSHIFTSEVENLEEGGTPPIMQLMRANLAYKLRNEIGLNNIKVAECELGEMFCKELENIDEVINYCPENLDRLPIFAFNVKGISPYDFAASLSSEFGIQTRAGCDCAGPYGHDLLNLKDNTIFEAKPGWVRVSIHYTHTKEDIKYLINAIKSCIKKHKKR; encoded by the coding sequence TTGCTAAATATCGATGAAGTAAGAAAAAATATCATTTTAAAAGAGGGTCTTTACTATTTTGACTACACGGCTTCAGGTCTTGCTTATAAGCCCATTGAAGATGAAATTTTAAAATTTTTAAAAACCTACGCAAACACTCACTCAGATAGTAGTTCAAGCGCGGTATTAACGCAAAAATGCTATGAAAATGCAAGAGCTGAGCTAAAAAGCTTATTAGGCCTTGATGATAGTTTTTATCTTATTGCGACTGGTCAAGGAGCAACGGCTGCGATAAAGAAATTTCAGGAGATAATGGGAATTTATATCTCACCAGCTACAAGAGCTTTGATCGGCGAAGCAAATTTAAGAAAATTAAACTTGCCACTAGCGATCATTGGCCCTTATGAGCATCACTCTGTTGAAGTTAGCTTAAGAGAAGGGCTTTGTGATATAAAACGCATAGAGCTTGATGAAAATAATGAGATAGATTATGTGATGCTTGAGAATACATTAAAACAAAATGCAAAAAGAAAGATAATAGCTAGTTTTAGTGCTGCTTCAAACGTCACTGGCGTTAAAACCGATTATAAAAAAATTTATTCACTAATCAAAAAATACAATGGCATTTTAGCACTTGATGTGGCCACTCTTAGTGCTTATGAAAATGTTGATTGCAGATATTTTGACGCACTGTTTCTCTCGCCTCACAAACTACTTGGAGGAGTTGGGAGTTGTGGGCTTTTGGCTATCAAAAAAGAGCTTTGTAAAAATTTGCCTACATTTGCAGCTGGAGGCACAGTCAAGTACGTAAGCAGGACATCACATATTTTTACTAGTGAAGTTGAAAATTTAGAAGAGGGTGGCACGCCGCCGATAATGCAACTAATGCGTGCAAATTTAGCCTACAAACTAAGAAACGAAATCGGACTTAATAATATAAAAGTAGCTGAATGTGAGCTAGGTGAGATGTTTTGTAAAGAGCTAGAAAATATAGATGAGGTGATAAATTATTGCCCTGAAAATTTAGATAGATTGCCTATTTTTGCATTTAATGTAAAAGGTATTTCACCTTATGATTTTGCTGCTAGTTTAAGTAGCGAATTTGGCATCCAAACACGCGCAGGCTGTGATTGTGCTGGGCCGTATGGACATGATTTGCTTAATTTAAAAGATAATACCATTTTTGAAGCAAAACCTGGCTGGGTACGCGTTAGCATTCACTATACGCATACAAAAGAGGATATAAAATATCTTATAAATGCTATAAAGTCTTGCATCAAAAAACACAAAAAAAGATAG
- the thiE gene encoding thiamine phosphate synthase: MIEIYAISDDVLMPENLALQYTKEILECGVKFFQFRSKKIPKDERLASEIFNLCEKFGARFIVNDDILFAAHIGARSVHLGKDDVSIKEAFEILGDDAYVGVSCYDSLELAIRAKQNGASYVAFGAMFKSPTKPNAPLCKAQTISQAKEMGMNVCVIGGINSSNIASVAKAKPDMIALISAIYKDGTIKKNIENLQRKLLL, encoded by the coding sequence GTGATTGAAATTTACGCGATTAGCGACGATGTGTTGATGCCTGAAAATTTAGCCTTGCAATACACTAAAGAAATTTTAGAGTGTGGGGTGAAATTTTTTCAATTTCGCTCTAAAAAAATACCCAAAGATGAGAGGCTAGCTAGTGAAATTTTCAACCTATGCGAAAAATTTGGAGCCAGATTTATCGTAAATGATGATATTTTATTTGCTGCTCATATAGGGGCAAGGTCTGTGCATTTGGGAAAAGATGATGTGAGCATAAAAGAAGCATTTGAAATTTTAGGGGATGATGCTTACGTAGGAGTTAGCTGCTATGATAGCTTGGAGCTTGCCATTAGGGCAAAACAAAATGGTGCTAGCTACGTGGCTTTTGGAGCGATGTTTAAAAGCCCAACAAAACCAAATGCACCGCTTTGCAAGGCTCAAACTATATCGCAGGCAAAAGAAATGGGAATGAATGTGTGTGTCATAGGAGGCATAAACTCTAGCAACATTGCAAGTGTTGCTAAGGCAAAGCCAGACATGATCGCCTTAATATCCGCTATCTATAAAGATGGCACGATAAAGAAAAATATAGAAAATTTACAAAGAAAATTATTGCTTTAA
- a CDS encoding hydroxymethylpyrimidine/phosphomethylpyrimidine kinase, translating into MKNILIIAGSDSVGGAGVQADIKTCDAFSCYAATAITALTAQNTNGVSNIFATNVTNLNEQIKMVDEELNIDAIKVGMLFNKELISCVGSWLEKFYKQGIKIVIDPVCVAKSGSKLLEDDAIASLKELFKFADIITPNIDEAKVLELDIKNLPCDMILKRSMVAEICEDTLFKKNGDVLKFKEPLIKPEIVHGAGCSFASALACLLANGYTKEETIKLAKKYILNAIKNAITTKFGKRLLNHKVGISD; encoded by the coding sequence ATGAAAAATATATTAATCATTGCAGGAAGTGACAGCGTTGGCGGTGCTGGTGTGCAGGCTGATATTAAGACATGCGATGCGTTTTCTTGCTACGCAGCGACGGCTATCACGGCTCTTACAGCACAAAATACAAATGGCGTTAGCAATATCTTTGCTACAAATGTTACAAATCTAAATGAACAAATCAAAATGGTAGATGAGGAGCTAAATATAGACGCTATCAAGGTTGGTATGCTTTTTAATAAAGAGCTTATATCTTGCGTTGGTTCTTGGCTTGAAAAATTTTATAAGCAAGGCATCAAAATAGTAATAGACCCAGTTTGCGTAGCAAAATCAGGCTCAAAACTTCTCGAAGATGACGCGATAGCAAGCTTAAAAGAACTTTTTAAATTTGCAGACATTATTACGCCAAATATCGATGAAGCCAAAGTTTTGGAGCTTGATATTAAAAATTTGCCTTGCGATATGATCTTAAAGCGAAGCATGGTTGCAGAAATTTGCGAAGATACTCTTTTTAAAAAGAATGGTGACGTGCTTAAATTTAAAGAGCCACTAATAAAACCAGAGATCGTGCATGGGGCTGGATGTAGCTTTGCGAGTGCACTGGCTTGCTTGCTAGCAAATGGATACACCAAAGAAGAGACCATAAAGCTAGCCAAAAAATACATTTTAAATGCTATTAAAAATGCAATTACGACAAAATTTGGCAAACGTCTACTAAATCATAAAGTTGGCATAAGTGATTGA
- a CDS encoding aminotransferase class V-fold PLP-dependent enzyme, with protein MVNLEHIRENIILKNGIYYFDFTASGLAYKPIEDEIAKILQTYANTHSISSSNAYKTAQIYEDSRRELKSLLGLDESFYLFTCGNGATGAIKKFQEILGIYAPPALKKRYSLKADENSPLVVLGPYEHHSNEISFRQALCEVERIRLDKNGGIDFNHLEQILRINVGREIIATFSVASNVTGVLSDYRKIYTLIKSYGGIVAFDAASFSAYGNIDCDYFDALFLSPHKLLGGVGSCGLLAIKKILANSDEPTFAGGGTVSYVSKNYAIFVKDSEQLEEAGTPPILGLIRANLAYRLRNEIGFEAIYENESELGEYLEKRLAEIPELTCYHPNNIKRLPIFSFNVTGVSPYELAKVLSKEYGIQTRAGCSCAGPYGHDLLHLKEDALFTHKPGWVRVGLHYTHTLEDVNYLVDALKNSIKKYSSSWKVDDPFSVNEISGCMGDR; from the coding sequence TTGGTAAATTTAGAGCATATTAGAGAAAATATAATTTTAAAAAATGGCATTTATTATTTTGATTTTACAGCTTCAGGGCTAGCTTATAAACCTATCGAAGATGAGATAGCAAAAATACTTCAAACATACGCAAATACACACTCTATCAGCTCATCAAATGCCTATAAAACCGCTCAAATTTATGAAGATTCAAGACGTGAGTTAAAAAGCTTACTAGGACTTGATGAGAGCTTTTATCTTTTTACTTGTGGCAATGGAGCTACCGGTGCGATAAAGAAATTTCAAGAAATTTTAGGAATTTATGCACCGCCAGCGTTAAAAAAAAGATATTCATTAAAAGCAGATGAAAATTCTCCGCTTGTGGTGCTTGGACCTTATGAACATCATTCAAATGAGATAAGCTTTAGGCAAGCACTTTGTGAGGTTGAGCGTATAAGGCTTGATAAAAACGGAGGGATCGACTTTAATCATTTGGAGCAAATTTTAAGGATAAATGTTGGTCGTGAGATCATCGCAACTTTTAGTGTGGCTTCAAATGTGACTGGGGTTTTGAGCGATTATAGAAAAATTTATACTCTTATAAAATCTTATGGCGGCATTGTGGCATTTGATGCTGCAAGTTTTAGTGCTTATGGAAATATTGATTGTGACTATTTTGATGCTCTTTTTTTATCGCCACATAAACTGCTTGGCGGAGTAGGAAGTTGTGGGCTTCTTGCTATAAAAAAGATACTCGCAAACTCAGATGAACCGACATTTGCTGGTGGTGGAACGGTAAGTTATGTTAGCAAAAACTATGCTATATTTGTAAAAGATAGTGAACAGCTAGAAGAGGCCGGCACTCCGCCTATTTTAGGACTCATAAGAGCAAATTTGGCTTATAGACTCAGAAATGAGATAGGATTTGAGGCAATATATGAAAACGAGAGCGAGCTTGGAGAGTATTTAGAGAAAAGACTAGCAGAAATTCCTGAGCTTACTTGCTATCATCCAAATAACATAAAGCGTTTGCCGATATTTTCTTTTAATGTGACTGGTGTTTCGCCTTATGAACTAGCTAAAGTTTTAAGCAAAGAATATGGCATTCAAACGCGTGCAGGATGTTCTTGTGCTGGGCCATATGGACATGATTTGCTTCATTTAAAGGAAGACGCACTCTTTACTCACAAGCCAGGCTGGGTCAGAGTCGGACTCCACTATACGCATACGCTAGAAGATGTGAATTATCTAGTGGACGCATTAAAAAATAGCATTAAAAAGTATTCAAGTAGTTGGAAGGTCGATGATCCTTTTAGTGTTAATGAAATTTCAGGTTGTATGGGAGATAGATGA
- a CDS encoding DUF234 domain-containing protein — translation MKHLDINELIKFHLVFDEFDLKHSYYDVFEAIEAEILNNFLALMPKFYFESDTNDAIKSALIKLARSDRKKFSVNKILPQSLASKVYAKLFEKNFLLLEKSREVLPKRSKNQMLKKEERGYKVEDKIHFNSHFSRFWFRFIEPNLSLLKAGKNDEILAIIKKEFDEYASLGFEILCGELMAKKFLINGIFLSSFWSRNIELDMLLNIGGKIIVGEAKYKERKVCKNVLNLLLKKCEKLNIKPDIIALFSKSGFSSELRNLKDERLRLYEISDFEELLK, via the coding sequence ATGAAACACCTTGATATAAATGAACTTATTAAATTTCATCTCGTCTTTGATGAGTTTGATTTAAAGCACTCATATTATGATGTTTTTGAAGCGATCGAGGCTGAAATTTTAAACAATTTCTTAGCCTTGATGCCAAAATTTTACTTCGAATCCGATACAAACGATGCTATAAAATCTGCCCTCATAAAACTCGCACGAAGCGATAGAAAAAAATTTAGCGTAAATAAAATTTTACCTCAAAGCCTAGCTAGCAAAGTCTACGCAAAGCTTTTTGAAAAGAATTTTTTACTGCTAGAAAAAAGTAGAGAAGTACTGCCAAAAAGATCAAAAAACCAAATGCTAAAAAAAGAAGAAAGGGGCTATAAAGTTGAGGATAAAATACATTTTAATAGCCATTTTTCAAGGTTTTGGTTTAGATTTATAGAGCCAAATTTAAGCTTGCTAAAAGCTGGTAAAAATGATGAAATTTTAGCCATTATAAAAAAGGAATTTGACGAATATGCAAGCCTTGGATTTGAAATTTTATGCGGTGAACTCATGGCAAAAAAATTTCTGATTAATGGCATATTTTTAAGTAGCTTTTGGAGCAGGAATATAGAGCTTGATATGCTATTAAATATAGGCGGCAAGATCATAGTCGGCGAGGCAAAATACAAAGAGAGAAAGGTTTGTAAAAACGTGCTAAATTTACTATTAAAAAAATGCGAAAAACTAAATATCAAGCCAGATATTATTGCTCTTTTTTCAAAGAGTGGATTTAGTAGTGAGCTAAGAAATTTAAAAGATGAAAGGCTAAGGCTTTATGAAATTAGCGATTTTGAGGAACTTTTAAAATGA
- a CDS encoding sensor histidine kinase, whose protein sequence is MNEHDIQAGLKSLIEQTYLIENEYKNLTSSYANLQNFIKDIVEILPNAIWVLDENDEIFLQNSEAVRLGKIFKEIPKKEGEINVDGQIYLFKTSSKDNKLIISATNITVEKRTERLASMGQVAAHLAHEIRNPVGSISLLASTLLKRADERTKPIVNQIQKATWRVERIIKATLLFTKGLNINAQIFDFSQLKKECEEAINFYDYSKDIKFSLEFPDGKYTGDLNLLAIVFQNILFNAIDAIEESDDDEGEIILSYEKTPSEHKFIVYDSGEPIKDKAIVFEPFKSSKLKGNGLGLHLCLQIVQAHKGSIEITLNPKTFCINLPIKEKE, encoded by the coding sequence ATGAATGAACACGATATCCAAGCTGGCTTAAAAAGCCTGATAGAGCAGACTTATCTGATAGAAAACGAATATAAAAATTTAACATCATCTTACGCAAACTTGCAAAATTTCATTAAAGATATTGTAGAAATTCTGCCAAATGCTATCTGGGTGTTAGATGAAAATGATGAGATTTTTTTACAAAACTCAGAAGCAGTAAGACTTGGTAAAATTTTTAAAGAGATACCAAAAAAAGAGGGCGAGATAAATGTAGATGGGCAAATTTATCTTTTTAAAACAAGCTCTAAAGACAATAAACTAATAATCTCTGCAACAAACATAACAGTAGAAAAACGCACCGAGCGCCTTGCCTCTATGGGCCAAGTAGCAGCTCACCTAGCCCACGAGATCAGAAATCCAGTAGGCTCCATCTCGCTTTTAGCTTCAACTCTACTTAAAAGAGCTGATGAACGCACAAAGCCTATCGTAAATCAAATACAAAAAGCTACATGGCGAGTCGAACGCATAATCAAAGCCACTCTACTTTTTACAAAAGGCCTTAACATAAATGCACAAATTTTTGACTTTTCGCAGCTTAAAAAAGAGTGCGAAGAGGCTATAAATTTTTACGACTATTCAAAGGATATTAAATTTAGCCTAGAATTTCCAGATGGCAAATATACGGGCGATCTTAATCTACTAGCCATTGTCTTTCAAAATATTTTATTTAACGCTATTGATGCCATCGAAGAGAGCGATGATGATGAAGGAGAGATCATTTTAAGCTATGAAAAAACACCGAGTGAGCATAAATTTATCGTTTACGATAGTGGCGAGCCTATCAAAGACAAAGCCATAGTTTTTGAGCCATTTAAAAGTAGCAAGCTAAAAGGAAACGGCCTTGGGCTGCACCTTTGCTTACAGATAGTGCAGGCTCACAAAGGCAGTATCGAGATCACACTAAATCCAAAAACATTTTGCATAAATTTACCAATAAAGGAGAAAGAATGA
- a CDS encoding cysteine hydrolase family protein: protein MNIQNELEAFKKSLQTLDLREISNDGAKNVAFICIDMIEAFAGSGALASQRVAALSKGIATLFDRAWKDFGFRNFILIEDRHTSDSKEFETFLPHAMLNTNEIKTVKEIEDLSFFKEFKTFYKNSLSIAFNKEFEKFLEQNPQIDTFIVTGDCTDMCVYQCVSYLKLRANEYNKKSRVIVPFDLTQTYDIPGHNGDFYHEMFSLHMKLALGADVVKSIKF, encoded by the coding sequence ATGAACATACAAAACGAACTTGAGGCTTTTAAAAAATCTCTTCAAACGCTTGATTTAAGAGAAATTTCAAACGATGGAGCAAAAAACGTTGCATTTATCTGTATCGATATGATAGAAGCATTTGCTGGAAGTGGTGCGCTCGCTAGTCAAAGAGTGGCCGCCTTATCAAAAGGGATCGCGACACTTTTTGATAGAGCGTGGAAAGATTTTGGTTTTAGAAATTTTATCCTTATAGAAGATAGGCACACCAGTGATTCAAAAGAATTTGAGACCTTTTTACCTCACGCTATGCTCAATACAAATGAGATAAAAACTGTAAAAGAGATAGAGGATCTAAGCTTTTTTAAAGAGTTCAAGACATTTTATAAAAACTCTTTAAGCATTGCGTTTAATAAAGAATTTGAGAAATTTTTAGAGCAAAACCCACAAATTGACACTTTTATTGTTACTGGAGATTGCACTGACATGTGTGTTTATCAGTGCGTTAGTTATCTTAAGCTACGAGCCAATGAATACAATAAAAAATCAAGAGTTATCGTGCCGTTTGATCTTACGCAAACGTACGATATACCAGGACACAATGGTGACTTTTACCACGAGATGTTTTCTCTTCATATGAAGCTAGCACTTGGTGCTGATGTGGTAAAGAGTATTAAATTTTAA
- a CDS encoding DUF6882 domain-containing protein has protein sequence MFLDKLGVDKSNWSELFSACVGKATLLQKRAFKLLVEGSNWQVDFDSGKIYFNGREFDMQFIGSESFSSNTWLWGYENINGFDERLLELANKAREFGEKFGLSAFSTPQFELDENFNGHTISMVLCAAFDEQNYYRIEYEGGAAYVAFRADMVFEEPVLANELLSVVNECLSTYELDHKILVKGLLLSCDMKFSESPNEILANKNELSFKFDELNRLVNISSTL, from the coding sequence ATGTTTTTAGATAAGCTCGGCGTAGATAAAAGTAACTGGAGCGAGCTTTTTAGCGCATGTGTTGGCAAAGCGACATTACTTCAAAAACGTGCATTTAAGCTACTTGTTGAAGGTAGCAACTGGCAGGTTGATTTTGATAGTGGCAAAATTTACTTTAATGGGCGTGAGTTTGACATGCAGTTTATCGGCTCTGAAAGCTTCTCGTCAAATACGTGGCTTTGGGGTTATGAAAATATAAATGGCTTTGATGAGCGGTTACTTGAGCTTGCAAATAAAGCACGTGAGTTTGGCGAAAAATTTGGGCTTAGTGCATTTAGCACGCCACAATTTGAGCTAGATGAAAATTTCAATGGTCACACGATTAGTATGGTTCTTTGCGCCGCTTTTGATGAACAAAATTATTATAGGATAGAGTACGAGGGCGGAGCGGCGTATGTAGCATTTAGAGCGGATATGGTCTTTGAAGAGCCAGTGCTAGCAAATGAGCTTTTGAGCGTAGTAAATGAGTGTTTAAGCACTTACGAGCTAGATCACAAAATCCTTGTCAAAGGACTTTTGCTAAGCTGTGATATGAAATTTAGCGAAAGTCCTAATGAGATCTTAGCGAATAAAAACGAGCTTAGCTTTAAATTTGACGAGCTAAATAGGCTCGTAAATATTTCAAGTACGCTTTAA
- the dnaE gene encoding DNA polymerase III subunit alpha produces the protein MSENSSFTHLHLHTEYSLLDGANKIKELAHVLHDRGDTAAAITDHGNMFGAIDFYKAMKKEGIKPLIGIEAYVHNGEQLDDKSTKQRFHLILIAKNETGYKNLMYLSSMSYIEGFYYYPRINKKILKEHSEGLVCSSACLQGEVSWHLNLSDRNVKFGAKGYERAKEVALEYKEIFGDDFYLEIMRHGIGDQKRIDDDILRIAKETGIKVIATNDTHYTFKERADAHEVFMCIAMNKTLDDPNRLRHSVHEFFVKSKEQMSELFLDIPEVIENTQEIVDKCNLEIKLGNPTPPNFKFTLEYAKERNLTLPEPENRYSFKNDAVFFEYECRKGLEERLKFVPENLHDEYKKRLEIEIGIINKMNFPGYMMIVWDFINEAKSRGVPVGPGRGSAAGSLVAYSLKITDLDPIPYNLLFERFLNPERVSMPDIDVDFCQSRRGEIIDYVTQKYGKFNVAGVITFGKLLAKGVIRDVARVCDMPYAEADAMAKLIPDELGITLKDAYEKEPKIAELISQNPKAAKIWKFALDLEGLNRNAGQHAAGVVISNEELWNKTPLFRQPNSPEDRYVTQYSLKYLEDVDLIKFDFLGLKTLTVIDNAIKLVKQRTGKDIIWEQIDKNDSNVYKMIQSGQAIGIFQIEGEGMRKLGTSLRPDCFEDIVAMLALYRPGPMESGMLDDFVKRKHGEAEITYSFKELESILAPTYGVIVYQEQVMQIVQAIGGFSLGGADLVRRAMGKKIKEEMDRLKGEFVKGAEAKGLNGQKADDLFELIVKFAGYGFNKSHSAAYAYVTFQTAYLKAYYPAEFMAALLTSEESNVDKIVRYIDEIKRINIDTLPPSINKSTKEFSVVKNGDHDGIIFGLGAIKGVGGAAIENIITEREANGEFKSMDDFVSRIDPFKVNKKVFESLIKAGCFDEFGFSRKMLMQNVENIIEACKSAAQIRKNAVESLFGEDESMNDVKINFVTINDEFDIKQILKFEQESVGIYLSGHPLDDYKDEINKIKYTLSSEFESLPQSAEILVVGKIEDFSTRITKSGKKMGTINVLDFHGNIEIAVFERELGNIEDIVKDEAKRDLPYAFRINITKDDQFVRTNLNEVYSLEDAQNLDFKTRKLKQNSKFSKNEEASTPQRAREYAELEVLLCLSELSKDKITNLYNLGYNEHIKSGTNNDKRLVIKIKNESTAQIFVYKTKFVVNDSFKEKALQAIAC, from the coding sequence ATGAGTGAAAATTCTAGCTTTACACACCTACATTTACACACTGAATACTCCCTACTAGACGGAGCAAACAAGATAAAAGAGCTAGCTCACGTACTTCATGATAGAGGCGACACAGCAGCCGCGATTACTGATCACGGCAATATGTTTGGAGCGATAGATTTTTACAAGGCGATGAAAAAAGAGGGGATAAAACCGCTAATTGGCATCGAAGCTTACGTGCATAACGGCGAGCAGCTTGATGACAAGAGTACTAAACAGCGCTTTCACCTTATACTAATCGCCAAAAACGAGACTGGCTATAAAAATTTAATGTATCTTAGTTCTATGAGCTACATCGAGGGCTTTTACTACTATCCTCGTATCAATAAAAAAATTTTAAAAGAGCACAGCGAGGGCTTGGTTTGTAGCTCTGCTTGCTTGCAAGGCGAGGTGAGTTGGCATCTAAATTTAAGCGATCGTAACGTCAAATTTGGCGCAAAGGGCTACGAGAGAGCAAAAGAGGTCGCGCTTGAGTATAAAGAAATTTTTGGAGATGACTTTTACCTTGAGATCATGCGTCACGGCATCGGCGATCAAAAACGCATTGATGATGATATTTTGCGCATCGCCAAAGAGACTGGCATAAAGGTTATCGCTACAAACGATACCCACTACACTTTTAAAGAGCGAGCCGACGCTCATGAGGTTTTTATGTGTATCGCGATGAACAAAACTTTAGATGATCCAAACCGACTTCGCCACAGCGTCCATGAGTTTTTTGTAAAAAGCAAAGAGCAGATGAGTGAGCTATTTTTAGATATCCCTGAAGTGATAGAAAATACCCAAGAGATCGTGGATAAGTGCAACCTTGAGATCAAGCTTGGCAACCCAACTCCGCCAAATTTTAAATTTACACTTGAGTATGCTAAAGAGAGAAATTTAACACTTCCAGAGCCTGAAAATAGATATAGCTTTAAAAACGATGCTGTTTTTTTTGAGTATGAATGTAGAAAAGGGCTTGAAGAGAGGCTAAAATTTGTCCCTGAAAATTTACATGACGAATACAAAAAGCGCCTTGAGATAGAGATTGGCATCATAAATAAAATGAATTTTCCAGGCTACATGATGATCGTTTGGGACTTCATAAATGAGGCTAAAAGTAGAGGCGTGCCAGTTGGCCCAGGACGTGGTTCTGCGGCTGGTAGCTTGGTTGCTTACTCGCTAAAGATCACTGACCTTGATCCAATCCCATACAACCTACTTTTTGAGAGGTTTCTAAACCCAGAGCGTGTTAGCATGCCGGATATCGACGTAGATTTTTGTCAAAGTAGGCGTGGTGAGATCATCGACTATGTTACGCAAAAATACGGAAAATTTAACGTTGCTGGCGTTATTACCTTTGGTAAATTGCTTGCAAAAGGTGTCATTAGAGACGTTGCTAGAGTTTGTGATATGCCTTACGCCGAAGCCGATGCGATGGCAAAGCTAATACCTGATGAACTTGGTATTACGCTAAAAGATGCTTATGAAAAAGAGCCAAAGATAGCTGAGCTAATAAGTCAAAATCCAAAGGCAGCTAAAATTTGGAAATTTGCACTTGATCTTGAGGGGCTAAATAGAAACGCCGGCCAGCACGCAGCAGGTGTCGTTATCTCAAATGAGGAACTGTGGAACAAAACTCCGCTATTTCGTCAGCCAAATAGCCCAGAAGATCGATATGTTACGCAGTATAGCCTTAAATATCTTGAGGATGTGGATTTAATAAAATTTGACTTTCTTGGACTAAAAACACTAACGGTTATCGATAATGCCATAAAGCTGGTAAAACAACGAACTGGCAAGGACATCATTTGGGAGCAGATCGATAAAAACGATTCTAATGTTTATAAAATGATACAAAGCGGCCAAGCGATAGGAATTTTCCAAATCGAGGGTGAGGGCATGAGAAAGCTAGGAACTAGCTTGCGCCCAGACTGCTTTGAGGATATCGTCGCGATGCTAGCACTCTACCGCCCAGGACCGATGGAAAGTGGTATGCTTGATGACTTCGTCAAAAGAAAACATGGCGAGGCCGAGATAACCTACTCATTTAAAGAGCTTGAGTCAATCCTTGCGCCAACATATGGCGTAATCGTCTATCAAGAACAAGTTATGCAAATCGTTCAAGCCATAGGCGGCTTTAGCCTTGGCGGGGCGGACCTTGTACGCCGTGCGATGGGTAAAAAGATCAAAGAAGAGATGGATAGGCTAAAGGGTGAGTTTGTAAAAGGTGCTGAGGCAAAAGGGCTAAATGGACAAAAAGCAGACGATCTTTTCGAGCTAATTGTAAAATTTGCAGGATATGGCTTTAATAAATCTCACTCCGCAGCTTACGCCTACGTCACATTTCAGACGGCTTATCTTAAGGCCTATTACCCGGCTGAATTTATGGCCGCGCTTCTTACAAGTGAAGAGAGTAATGTCGATAAGATCGTTCGCTATATCGATGAGATAAAGCGTATAAATATCGATACTTTGCCGCCATCTATCAACAAATCAACTAAAGAATTTAGCGTCGTTAAAAATGGCGATCATGACGGCATTATCTTTGGGCTTGGTGCGATTAAAGGCGTTGGTGGAGCGGCTATTGAAAACATTATCACTGAGCGTGAAGCAAATGGCGAGTTTAAGAGTATGGACGACTTTGTCTCAAGGATCGATCCATTCAAAGTAAATAAAAAGGTCTTTGAAAGCCTTATAAAAGCTGGTTGCTTTGATGAGTTTGGCTTTAGTCGTAAGATGCTTATGCAAAATGTAGAAAATATCATAGAAGCTTGCAAAAGTGCTGCTCAGATCCGTAAAAATGCAGTTGAGAGCTTGTTTGGCGAAGATGAGAGTATGAACGATGTGAAGATAAATTTTGTCACGATAAATGATGAATTTGACATCAAACAAATTTTAAAATTTGAGCAAGAGAGCGTTGGTATCTACCTCTCAGGCCACCCGCTTGATGATTATAAAGACGAGATCAACAAGATAAAATACACTCTAAGTTCAGAATTTGAGAGCTTGCCACAAAGTGCTGAAATTTTAGTCGTTGGTAAGATCGAAGACTTTAGCACAAGGATAACCAAAAGTGGCAAGAAAATGGGCACTATAAATGTGCTTGATTTTCATGGAAATATCGAGATCGCAGTCTTTGAAAGAGAGCTTGGCAACATCGAAGATATAGTAAAAGATGAAGCAAAACGCGACCTGCCTTATGCTTTTAGGATAAATATCACAAAAGATGATCAATTTGTAAGGACAAATTTAAACGAGGTTTATAGCCTAGAAGATGCACAAAATTTAGACTTTAAGACAAGAAAGCTAAAACAAAACTCTAAATTTTCTAAAAATGAAGAAGCTAGCACGCCTCAAAGAGCAAGAGAATATGCTGAGCTAGAGGTGCTTTTATGCCTTAGTGAGCTTAGCAAAGATAAGATCACTAACCTTTATAATCTTGGCTATAACGAACATATAAAAAGTGGCACAAACAACGATAAGCGTCTTGTTATTAAGATAAAAAATGAAAGTACGGCTCAAATTTTTGTCTATAAGACAAAATTTGTTGTAAATGATAGCTTTAAAGAAAAAGCACTTCAAGCAATAGCTTGCTAA